A section of the Ochotona princeps isolate mOchPri1 chromosome 19, mOchPri1.hap1, whole genome shotgun sequence genome encodes:
- the LOC101518067 gene encoding olfactory receptor 14A16-like — translation MAERGANVTTITEFLLLGLPEGRAQQVLCATLFLLIYLVALTGNLLIITLTSLDRRLQTPMYFFLKNLSLIDICYVSVTAPKSIMNSLTNSRSISVLGCASQVFFVFVFASSELALLLVMSHDRYVAICRPLHYEAVMCRGACVRAMSAVWLSGCAYGSLHTTGTFSVHFCGSNVLPLLFCDVPSLLVLACSGEQSLEYAFLIASFALAFSCFLFMVASYVHIFLAVLRIPSAHGRLKTFSTCMPHLVVVTLFLCAGSVSYFGTTDDSVSPWNLLMSVVYSMVPPSLNPLIYSLRNKDMKEALGKLLRGQLSAKL, via the coding sequence ATGGCCGAGCGAGGGGCCAATGTGACCACCATAACTGAATTCCTGCTGTTGGGGCTCCCTGAGGGCCGGGCACAGCAGGTGTTGTGTGCCACCCTTTTCTTGCTGATCTACCTGGTGGCCCTAACAGGGAACCTCCTCATCATCACCCTCACCAGTCTGGACCGCCGTCTCCAGACCCCCATGTATTTCTTCCTGAAGAACCTGTCCTTGATTGACATCTGCTATGTGTCCGTCACTGCCCCCAAGTCCATCATGAACTCTCTGACCAACAGTCGCTCCATCTCTGTGCTGGGCTGTGCCTCCCAGGtcttctttgtctttgtctttgccAGCTCAGAGTTGGCCCTACTTCTGGTGATGTCCCatgaccgctatgtggccatctgccGCCCTCTGCACTACGAGGCCGTCATGTGTCGAGGTGCCTGTGTGCGGGCGATGAGTGCAGTGTGGCTCAGTGGGTGTGCGTATGGGTCCCTCCACACCACAGGCACATTCTCTGTCCACTTCTGTGGGTCCAACGTCCTGCCCCTGCTCTTCTGTGATGTCCCCTCGCTGCTCGTGCTGGCTTGCTCTGGAGAGCAGTCCCTGGAATACGCATTCCTCATCGCCAGCTTTGCTCTGGccttttcctgctttcttttcaTGGTTGCCTCTTATGTTCACATTTTCTTGGCTGTCCTGAGGATTCCATCTGCACATGGAAGGCTCAAAACCTTCTCCACCTGCATGCCACACCTCGTGGTGGTGACGCTGTTTCTGTGTGCCGGCAGCGTCTCCTACTTTGGCACCACCGATGATTCCGTGTCTCCCTGGAACCTGCTCATGTCTGTGGTGTATTCTATGGTCCCTCCCAGCCTGAACCCActcatctacagcctgaggaacaagGACATGAAGGAGGCCCTGGGCAAGCTGCTGAGGGGTCAGTTGTCAGCAAAGCTGTAA
- the LOC101517823 gene encoding olfactory receptor 6F1, producing the protein MENETLTQDFVLLGFPGPRGLQLSLFSLFLVMYVLTVGGNMAILVLVGIAPQLRTPMYFFLSNLSFLEIWYTTAVVPKALAVLLGSSQAIGFTSCLLQMYLVFSLGCTEYFLLAVMAYDRYLAVCYPPHYGVIMNSLLSVQLALGSWACGFLAIAVPAALIGSLSFCGPRAINHFFCDIAPWIALACTSTRAVEAAAFGIAVVVILSSCLITLVSYVYILSTVLRIPSAGGRSKAFSTCSSHLTVVLLWYGSTIFLHVRTSIKDALDLSKAVHVLNTVVTPVLNPFIYTLRNQEVRASLLRRRKGGRVPAD; encoded by the coding sequence ATGGAGAATGAGACACTCACCCAGGACTTTGTCCTGTTGGGCTTCCCCGGGCCCCGGGGCCTGCAGCTGTCCCTCTTCTCCCTGTTCCTGGTGATGTATGTGCTCACGGTGGGCGGGAACATGGCCATCCTGGTGCTGGTGGGCATTGCCCCGCAGCTGCGCACGCCCATGTACTTCTTTCTGAGCAACCTGTCATTCCTGGAGATTTGGTACACCACAGCTGTGGTACCCAAAGCCCTGGCCGTGCTGctggggagcagccaggccatcggattcaccagctgcctcctgcagaTGTACCTGGTCTTCTCCTTGGGCTGCACAGAATACTTCCTGCTGGCCGTCATGGCTTATGACCGCTACCTGGCTGTCTGCTACCCTCCGCACTATGGAGTCATCATGAACAGCCTGCTGTccgtgcagctggccctgggctcctgggcctgtGGCTTCCTGGCCATCGCCGTACCTGCCGCCCTCATCGGCAGCCTCTCCTTCTGTGGGCCCCGCGCCATCAATCACTTCTTCTGCGACATTGCGCCCTGGATCGCACTGGCCTGCACCAGCACGCGAGCTGTGGAGGCTGCGGCCTTCGGGATCGCCGTCGTGGTCATCCTGAGCTCCTGCCTCATCACCCTGGTCTCCTATGTCTACATCCTCAGCACCGTCCTCAGGATTCCCTCGGCTGGTGGCCGCAGCAAGGCCTTCTCCACCTGCTCCTCACACCTCACCGTAGTCCTCCTGTGGTATGGCTCCACCATCTTCCTGCACGTGCGGACCTCCATCAAGGACGCCCTGGACCTCAGCAAGGCTGTCCATGTCCTCAACACAGTGGTCACCCCTGTCCTCAACCCCTTCATCTATACGCTCCGGAACCAGGAGGTGAGGGCCAGTCTGCTGAGAAGGCGGAAAGGGGGCCGAGTCCCCGCAGACTGA
- the LOC101517567 gene encoding olfactory receptor 5V1-like yields MDTHNISSVTRFVLMGLSELPEVRYPLFVLFATVYQVTLVGNGALLLAIGTEKKLHTPMYFFLANLSCIDMLCPSATVPKMLQNLLTQENVISLIGCALQLYFLVALMGTEVFLLAAMAYDRYVAICFPLRYTLIVTRVRCVQLASGTWAAGFLNSFIHTMATFSLSFCRSNLVNQYYCDIPQVVALSCSSTYLAEMLVLVVGGIFGVGAFLTTLVSYFYIVSSILRIQSVEGKRKAFSTCASHLLVVCLFYGTAIFTYIRPSSSQHSLARDRLISMLNGVFTPMLNPIIYSLRNTEVKGALRRVLCHRMWS; encoded by the coding sequence ATGGACACCCACAACATCTCCTCGGTGACTCGGTTCGTCCTCATGGGGCTCTCGGAGCTGCCTGAGGTGCGCTACCCTCTCTTTGTGCTCTTTGCCACCGTCTACCAGGTCACCTTGGTGGGAAACGGGGCCCTTCTGCTGGCCATCGGGACTGAGAAGAAGCTGCAcacgcccatgtacttcttcctggcAAACCTGTCCTGCATTGACATGCTCTGCCCTTCGGCCACTGTGCCCAAGATGCTGCAGAACCTCCTGACGCAGGAGAATGTCATTTCGCTCATTGGCTGTGCGCTGCAGCTCTATTTCCTGGTGGCCCTGATGGGGACGGAAGTCTTcctgctggctgccatggcctATGACCGGTACGTGGCCATCTGCTTCCCTCTTCGTTACACCCTCATCGTGACCAGGGTTCGCTGTGTCCAGCTGGCGTCTGGGACGTGGGCAGCTGGCTTCCTTAATTCCTTCATCCACACCATGGCCACCTTCAGCCTGTCCTTCTGCAGGTCCAACCTGGTCAACCAGTATTACTGTGACATTCCACAGGTTGTGGCTCTCTCCTGCTCCTCCACGTACCTGGCAGAGATGCTGGTCCTGGTGGTAGGAGGTATCTTTGGGGTTGGCGCCTTCCTCACCACCCTCGTCTCCTACTTCTACATCGTCTCCTCCATCCTGAGGATCCAGTCGGTGGAAGGGAAGCGCAAAGCCTTCTCTACGTGTGCCTCCCACCTCCTGGTGGTCTGCCTGTTCTATGGCACGGCTATATTTACCTACATCCGTCCATCGTCCAGCCAGCACTCACTTGCCCGAGACAGGCTCATCTCTATGCTCAATGGGGTCTTCACTCCCATGCTGAACCCCATCATCTATAGCCTGAGGAATACGGAGGTGAAGGGAGCCCTCAGAAGGGTCCTGTGTCATAGAATGTGGTCATAG
- the LOC101517319 gene encoding olfactory receptor 5V1-like → MGNNLRYVLQGRVGDTHNVSSVTRFVLMGLSELPEVRYPLFVLFATVYQVTLVGNGALLLAIGTEKKLHTPMYFFLANLSCIDMLCPSATVPKMLQNLLTQENGISLIGCALQLYFLVALMGTEVFLLAAMAYDRYVAICFPLRYTLIVTRVRCVQLASGTWAAGFLNSFIHTMATFSLSFCRSNLVNQYYCDIPQVVALSCSSTYLAETLALVIGGVFGVGAFLTTLVSYFYIVSSILRIQSVEGKRKAFSTCASHLLVVCLFYGTAIFTYLRRASNQHSLARDRLISMLYGVFTPMLNPIIYSLRNTEVKGALRKLLCC, encoded by the coding sequence ATACGTCCTTCAGGGGAGAGTCGGGGACACCCACAACGTCTCCTCGGTGACTCGGTTCGTCCTCATGGGGCTCTCGGAGCTGCCTGAGGTGCGCTACCCTCTCTTTGTGCTCTTTGCCACCGTCTACCAGGTCACCTTGGTGGGAAACGGGGCTCTTCTGCTGGCCATCGGGACTGAGAAGAAGCTGCAcacgcccatgtacttcttcctggcAAACCTGTCCTGCATTGACATGCTCTGCCCTTCGGCCACTGTGCCCAAGATGCTGCAGAACCTCCTGACGCAGGAGAATGGCATTTCGCTCATTGGCTGTGCGCTGCAGCTCTATTTCCTGGTGGCCCTGATGGGGACGGAAGTCTTcctgctggctgccatggcctATGACCGGTACGTGGCCATCTGCTTCCCTCTTCGTTACACCCTCATCGTGACCAGGGTTCGCTGTGTCCAGCTGGCGTCTGGGACGTGGGCAGCTGGCTTCCTTAATTCCTTCATCCACACCATGGCCACCTTCAGCCTGTCCTTCTGCAGGTCCAACCTGGTTAACCAGTATTACTGTGACATTCCACAGGTTGTGGCTCTCTCCTGCTCCTCCACGTACCTGGCAGAGACCCTTGCCTTAGTGATAGGTGGGGTCTTTGGGGTTGGCGCCTTCCTCACCACCCTCGTCTCCTACTTCTACATCGTCTCCTCCATCCTGAGGATCCAGTCGGTGGAAGGGAAGCGCAAAGCCTTCTCTACGTGTGCCTCACACCTCCTGGTGGTCTGCCTGTTCTATGGCACGGCTATATTTACCTACCTGCGCCGTGCCTCCAACCAGCACTCACTTGCCCGAGACAGGCTCATCTCTATGCTCTATGGGGTCTTCACTCCCATGCTGAACCCCATAATCTATAGCCTGAGGAATACGGAGGTGAAGGGAGCCCTCAGAAAACTGTTGTGTTGTTGA